A DNA window from Bdellovibrio sp. BCCA contains the following coding sequences:
- a CDS encoding extracellular solute-binding protein: MKLLVALLLTVSALAAQAETLTIYTDRPTARLQPLADQFKAEKGVDVVIVEKAYADVLAQLQTEGAATPADLIFTKDLVFLSDLTNKGLLQPLTNASVKSSVAPAMKDQNDHWVAVTYRARTLVYDSSRVKASELSNYEDLADAKWAGRVCMRTSKGTYNVALIASLVHHKGEAQAKNIMSGILDNLAVDVFPNDTAMMTAMANGICDVGIANTYYLAGMVQQNPNFPIKPLFANQDTTGVHVNGSGIGIVKYSQKAALAQEFISLMLQEPAQLHLSSSHLEYPAALGVTPNTLIKDWGTFKADATNWSVIGEQVPAAQRIIKELDYK, from the coding sequence ATGAAATTGCTCGTAGCACTTCTCTTGACTGTTTCTGCCTTGGCCGCTCAAGCGGAAACACTGACTATTTACACAGACCGCCCGACAGCGCGTCTTCAACCTCTCGCAGATCAATTCAAAGCTGAAAAGGGCGTTGACGTTGTTATCGTTGAAAAAGCTTATGCGGACGTTCTTGCGCAACTTCAAACAGAAGGTGCGGCAACTCCTGCGGATCTTATTTTCACTAAAGATCTTGTTTTCTTGTCTGATCTTACAAACAAGGGTCTTTTGCAGCCATTGACAAACGCTTCTGTGAAATCAAGCGTAGCTCCTGCAATGAAAGATCAAAATGACCACTGGGTGGCTGTGACTTACAGAGCACGCACTTTGGTTTACGATTCTTCTCGCGTAAAAGCTTCTGAACTTTCTAACTATGAAGACTTGGCTGACGCTAAATGGGCCGGTCGCGTGTGCATGAGAACTTCTAAAGGCACTTACAACGTGGCATTGATTGCAAGCCTTGTTCACCACAAAGGTGAAGCGCAAGCAAAAAACATCATGTCAGGCATCCTTGATAATTTGGCCGTTGATGTTTTCCCAAATGACACAGCGATGATGACAGCGATGGCAAACGGTATCTGTGATGTGGGTATTGCAAACACTTACTACCTAGCAGGCATGGTTCAACAAAATCCTAACTTCCCAATCAAACCTCTTTTTGCGAACCAAGACACAACTGGTGTTCACGTCAATGGTTCTGGTATCGGCATTGTGAAGTACTCACAAAAAGCGGCTCTTGCGCAAGAATTCATTTCTTTGATGTTGCAAGAACCTGCGCAACTTCACTTGTCTTCTAGCCACTTGGAATATCCAGCTGCTTTGGGCGTGACTCCGAACACGTTGATCAAAGACTGGGGCACTTTCAAAGCAGACGCGACAAACTGGTCTGTGATCGGTGAGCAAGTTCCAGCAGCTCAACGTATCATCAAGGAACTTGACTATAAGTAA
- a CDS encoding thioredoxin family protein: MKSVIVMFLFLSLGAYARLSDGKATLQVEKTKLVGHVATGFHFNKDAPASIVIAGQESAPIKKEEKELIFDLSKAEGKALQVSFYVCDDKKTVCEEHKYDYMLKSGKLTADAGSAVAPTGAEAGAAPQEKTVKSDKVHVNSHGFIENNIEAALAKANKEKKLVLVDYGAPWCPACVRLETEVFGTKAFKGATKKLVKVALNSDLAVNKAFGDKYKIKALPTLLILNAQGEELYRSLDFKPAQTLSKELTAALKKTTSLVELEKQAEAGDRTAQMKMAENAFNKLDMATAVKWYGKLQDKSAFYAYAEMGLWAEKNENDKKNRDGYIQVLKKWIAQDPNSYTAASARNDLAALYTEDKKALPEDVKTELNKNLELLPSIAGSAQKSHDFFVAWNVSDLKPFEQEEVMSVWLSSAKALKKDDIAKQIVTQLQDLLKKKDLSAKRPGEIMTGQSYFRTAGLKAEEEAWLVKLVEAYPDTYVYHMRLARFYSRNKEHAKALPEAAKAVELGPEWRLQNLQLLAQTQKELNQKEEAKKSIERALALPEAKLERYKKIAQSLEELKKTL, encoded by the coding sequence ATGAAGTCTGTAATAGTAATGTTTCTCTTTCTATCCTTAGGCGCCTATGCACGTTTGTCAGACGGAAAAGCTACACTTCAAGTTGAAAAAACGAAATTAGTGGGCCATGTGGCAACAGGCTTTCATTTTAATAAAGACGCGCCCGCAAGTATCGTCATTGCGGGGCAAGAAAGTGCGCCAATTAAAAAAGAAGAAAAAGAATTGATCTTCGATCTGAGCAAGGCCGAGGGCAAAGCTCTTCAAGTCAGTTTCTACGTTTGTGATGACAAAAAAACTGTCTGTGAAGAGCATAAATACGATTACATGTTAAAATCCGGTAAACTTACGGCGGACGCCGGCAGTGCTGTAGCGCCGACTGGCGCGGAAGCTGGAGCAGCTCCTCAAGAAAAAACCGTTAAATCAGATAAAGTGCATGTGAATTCTCATGGCTTTATTGAAAACAATATCGAGGCAGCTCTCGCGAAAGCCAACAAGGAGAAAAAACTGGTTTTGGTGGATTACGGTGCACCTTGGTGTCCTGCTTGCGTGCGTTTAGAAACGGAAGTGTTCGGCACCAAAGCCTTTAAAGGTGCGACTAAAAAACTTGTGAAGGTCGCTCTTAATTCTGATCTCGCAGTTAACAAGGCTTTCGGTGATAAATATAAAATCAAGGCTCTTCCAACACTTTTGATTTTGAATGCTCAAGGTGAAGAACTTTATCGCAGTCTTGATTTTAAGCCGGCTCAAACTCTTTCTAAAGAGCTGACGGCGGCTTTAAAGAAAACAACATCCTTGGTGGAACTTGAAAAACAAGCCGAAGCCGGTGATCGCACAGCACAAATGAAAATGGCCGAAAATGCTTTCAACAAGTTGGATATGGCAACGGCTGTGAAATGGTATGGGAAGCTGCAAGATAAATCGGCTTTTTATGCTTATGCAGAAATGGGCTTGTGGGCTGAAAAAAATGAAAATGATAAAAAGAACCGCGATGGCTACATTCAAGTTTTAAAGAAATGGATTGCACAAGATCCAAATTCTTACACGGCAGCCTCTGCACGCAATGATCTGGCGGCACTTTATACTGAAGATAAAAAAGCTCTGCCTGAAGACGTTAAGACAGAACTGAATAAAAACCTGGAACTTCTTCCGTCGATCGCAGGCTCAGCGCAAAAGTCTCATGACTTTTTCGTGGCTTGGAATGTTTCAGATCTAAAACCATTTGAACAAGAAGAAGTGATGTCGGTGTGGCTTTCATCTGCGAAAGCTCTCAAAAAGGATGACATCGCAAAACAAATCGTCACGCAGTTGCAAGATCTTCTAAAGAAAAAAGACTTAAGTGCAAAACGTCCTGGCGAAATTATGACAGGCCAATCGTATTTCAGAACTGCGGGATTGAAAGCGGAGGAAGAAGCTTGGCTTGTAAAGTTAGTGGAGGCGTATCCGGACACCTATGTTTACCATATGAGACTGGCGCGTTTTTACTCTCGAAACAAGGAACATGCGAAAGCTCTGCCAGAGGCGGCTAAAGCTGTTGAGCTGGGACCCGAGTGGCGTTTACAAAACTTACAACTTTTGGCGCAAACCCAAAAAGAGCTGAATCAAAAAGAAGAAGCTAAAAAATCCATTGAGCGCGCTCTTGCTTTGCCTGAAGCAAAGTTAGAAAGATATAAAAAGATTGCGCAATCGTTAGAGGAGTTAAAGAAAACTCTTTAA
- a CDS encoding gamma-glutamyl-gamma-aminobutyrate hydrolase family protein, with the protein METSKPLLIGLSPRILHEAPEGFEARGKTIQYLEQNLAHLISKHGALVFMVPSLESDSLLNKEDLNVDQYADVLDGLVLQGGVDISPSLYGEEPIPAMEKQRLDPVRDRYEMKLLKAFAKRNKPVLGICRGFQLMNVFKGGTLFQDLPTQRPDKVAHYKAELYDHLTHSVEIAPHGKLSKMYSHGGEIVSIHHQGIKTLGNGLQVEATSSDGLIEAFSSTQDRFFVGVQWHPEFHKDFEEHFLSSEPLVKSFLEACLNKEAPSPEPIVNPS; encoded by the coding sequence ATGGAAACTAGCAAGCCTCTTTTGATTGGCCTTTCTCCACGTATTTTGCATGAAGCTCCTGAGGGCTTTGAAGCCCGCGGAAAAACTATTCAGTACCTTGAACAAAACTTAGCTCATTTGATTTCTAAACACGGGGCCTTGGTGTTTATGGTTCCTTCTTTGGAATCTGATTCGCTTTTAAATAAAGAAGATCTCAACGTCGATCAGTACGCCGATGTCTTAGACGGCTTGGTTCTGCAAGGAGGTGTGGATATTTCTCCGTCGTTGTATGGTGAAGAGCCCATTCCTGCGATGGAAAAACAACGCCTGGATCCTGTGCGCGATCGCTATGAAATGAAACTTTTAAAAGCATTTGCGAAAAGAAATAAACCCGTCTTAGGAATTTGTCGCGGTTTTCAACTGATGAATGTTTTTAAAGGCGGAACTCTTTTTCAAGACCTGCCGACACAAAGACCTGACAAAGTCGCGCATTATAAAGCGGAACTTTACGATCACCTCACTCACAGTGTGGAGATTGCGCCTCACGGGAAGCTTTCAAAAATGTATTCCCACGGAGGAGAAATCGTTTCGATTCACCATCAAGGAATTAAGACGCTCGGAAATGGTTTGCAAGTGGAGGCGACGTCATCGGATGGCTTAATTGAAGCTTTTAGCAGCACTCAAGATCGATTTTTTGTCGGAGTGCAATGGCATCCTGAATTTCATAAAGACTTTGAAGAACACTTTCTTTCGTCGGAACCTCTTGTGAAAAGCTTTCTTGAAGCTTGTCTTAACAAAGAGGCTCCGTCACCAGAGCCTATCGTGAATCCGTCTTAA
- a CDS encoding DUF72 domain-containing protein, with translation MDIRIGISGWLYPPWRKIFYPADLPQKKELAYASRQVSSIEINGSFYHYQKPESYQRWHSETPNDFVFSVKGPQYITHIRRLRDIEMPLANFFASGVLYLDHKLGSFLWQFPPSFLYNEERLETFFKLLPRTFSEAAKLSDKSDRFSPEYPAALRKQSRELRHAIEIRHHSFENPFFIELVRKYNVAIVFADTAGKWPYIEDVTADFLYLRLHGDEEIYKSGYDIETLNWWADRIKIWSKGKLPKDALNIVDLPVEKRQRDVYVYFDNDIKVRAPEDAQTLMRLLKVKKPQEI, from the coding sequence ATGGACATTAGAATCGGTATTTCAGGCTGGCTTTATCCTCCGTGGAGAAAGATCTTTTATCCCGCAGATCTCCCCCAGAAAAAAGAACTCGCCTATGCCAGCCGACAGGTTTCTTCCATCGAAATCAATGGCTCATTCTATCACTATCAAAAACCGGAATCGTATCAGCGTTGGCATTCAGAAACTCCGAACGATTTTGTTTTTTCTGTTAAGGGTCCCCAGTACATCACCCACATTCGTCGTTTGCGTGATATCGAAATGCCCTTGGCGAATTTCTTTGCGTCCGGTGTTTTGTATCTGGATCACAAGCTGGGATCATTTCTATGGCAGTTTCCGCCGAGCTTTCTTTACAACGAAGAACGCTTAGAAACTTTTTTTAAACTTTTACCGCGCACGTTTTCCGAGGCCGCGAAACTTTCTGACAAATCCGATCGTTTTTCTCCGGAATATCCTGCGGCTCTTCGCAAGCAATCTCGTGAATTGCGGCACGCGATTGAAATCCGTCATCACAGCTTTGAGAATCCGTTTTTTATTGAACTTGTTCGTAAATACAACGTCGCGATTGTTTTTGCCGACACGGCTGGAAAATGGCCTTATATCGAAGATGTCACCGCTGATTTTTTATATTTACGTCTGCATGGCGATGAAGAGATCTACAAAAGCGGCTACGACATTGAAACTCTGAACTGGTGGGCTGACCGAATTAAGATCTGGTCTAAAGGAAAACTTCCTAAAGATGCTTTGAATATTGTCGATCTTCCTGTCGAAAAAAGACAAAGAGACGTCTATGTCTATTTTGACAACGATATCAAAGTCCGGGCTCCTGAAGACGCTCAGACGCTGATGAGGCTTCTTAAAGTCAAAAAACCCCAAGAAATTTGA
- a CDS encoding DUF3011 domain-containing protein yields MKNMFLALLIVCGLAPLAQADINDNMGNADTSYVRPGPRPPGRPDPYPGPGPVRPDPRPEPRPNPGYPPYPPPPNYVYEHVTCTSYNYRYNECYFNDYRLVEIRIWAQHSYDACIWGRTAGVYGNRLWVDRGCSATFEIVRYY; encoded by the coding sequence ATGAAAAATATGTTCTTGGCTTTGCTAATCGTGTGCGGTTTGGCACCATTGGCGCAAGCTGACATCAATGACAACATGGGTAATGCAGACACTTCTTACGTGAGACCGGGACCTCGTCCTCCGGGTCGCCCTGATCCTTATCCAGGTCCGGGACCTGTGCGCCCCGATCCTCGTCCAGAGCCACGTCCAAATCCAGGTTATCCACCGTATCCACCACCACCAAATTATGTGTATGAGCACGTGACGTGCACGTCTTATAACTATCGTTATAACGAATGCTACTTCAACGACTACAGACTTGTTGAAATCCGCATTTGGGCTCAGCACTCTTACGATGCTTGCATCTGGGGACGCACAGCGGGCGTTTACGGCAATCGTCTTTGGGTTGATCGCGGTTGCAGCGCTACGTTTGAAATTGTTCGTTACTACTAA
- the lpdA gene encoding dihydrolipoyl dehydrogenase, which translates to MAQNFDVVVIGAGPGGYVAAIRSAQLGFKTAVVEREFLGGVCLNVGCIPSKAMITATHLLHKAQHGFKEMGLNIKGGIDVDMKQLVKWKQSVSDKMSGGVSQLLKGYGVTVLKGEAEFKTSKEITVKSSAGTESVQAKYFIVATGSRPIEIPGFKFDEKDICSSTGALAFDTIPKRVAVIGGGYIGLEISSYLRKLGTEVTVIEAQASLLAGVVDPDCAQIVVRKLNKAGVNIMYGAKAKGQKKVKDGYEVTVEINGKDEVVKCDKILVTVGRRPNGDQANLKAAGIAVDERGFVKVDAQRRTNVQNIFAIGDIAGQPMLAHKASHEGVLVAEVIAGQNRVYDAKTVPAVVFTDPEIASAGMTEAEAKAKGHTDLLVSRFPFAANGRAVSMMETDGFVKMIADKKTHVLLGVHIVGPEASNLISEAVLAIEMGARIEDLALSIHPHPTLGETMMEAAEATLGHAIHIIQKPLNK; encoded by the coding sequence ATGGCGCAAAATTTTGACGTAGTAGTAATTGGTGCGGGTCCTGGCGGTTATGTTGCTGCCATCCGCTCTGCACAACTTGGATTTAAGACAGCTGTCGTTGAAAGAGAATTCTTAGGTGGCGTGTGCTTGAACGTGGGATGTATTCCTTCTAAAGCGATGATCACAGCGACTCACCTTTTGCACAAAGCTCAACATGGCTTCAAAGAAATGGGCTTGAATATCAAAGGCGGGATCGACGTTGATATGAAACAGCTTGTGAAGTGGAAACAATCTGTCTCTGACAAAATGTCAGGCGGAGTAAGCCAACTTCTTAAAGGTTATGGTGTCACTGTTCTTAAGGGCGAAGCGGAGTTTAAAACTTCTAAAGAAATCACAGTGAAATCTTCTGCTGGCACAGAGTCTGTTCAAGCAAAGTATTTCATCGTGGCGACAGGTTCTCGTCCTATTGAAATCCCTGGCTTCAAATTCGATGAAAAAGATATCTGTTCATCAACAGGCGCTTTGGCATTTGATACAATTCCAAAACGCGTTGCTGTTATTGGTGGCGGTTACATCGGTCTAGAGATTTCTTCTTATCTCAGAAAATTGGGCACAGAAGTGACTGTGATCGAAGCTCAGGCTTCTTTGCTTGCGGGCGTTGTTGATCCAGATTGCGCACAGATCGTTGTTCGTAAGTTGAACAAAGCTGGCGTGAACATCATGTACGGCGCAAAAGCCAAAGGTCAGAAAAAAGTGAAAGATGGTTACGAAGTCACTGTTGAAATCAACGGTAAAGATGAAGTCGTTAAATGCGACAAGATTCTTGTGACTGTCGGACGTCGTCCTAACGGAGACCAAGCGAACTTGAAAGCAGCGGGTATCGCTGTTGACGAGCGCGGTTTCGTAAAAGTAGATGCTCAACGCCGAACGAATGTTCAAAACATTTTCGCTATCGGCGATATCGCAGGCCAACCAATGCTTGCACACAAAGCGTCTCATGAAGGTGTTCTTGTGGCTGAGGTGATCGCAGGCCAAAACCGCGTTTACGATGCGAAAACAGTTCCTGCCGTTGTCTTCACAGACCCAGAAATTGCGTCTGCAGGTATGACAGAAGCGGAAGCCAAAGCGAAAGGTCACACAGATCTTTTGGTTTCTCGCTTCCCATTTGCAGCCAACGGCCGTGCCGTGAGCATGATGGAAACTGATGGTTTTGTGAAAATGATCGCTGACAAGAAAACACATGTTTTGTTGGGCGTTCACATCGTGGGTCCTGAAGCTTCCAACTTGATCTCTGAAGCTGTGCTTGCCATCGAAATGGGTGCACGCATTGAAGATCTTGCTCTTTCTATCCACCCTCATCCAACATTGGGTGAAACAATGATGGAAGCGGCAGAAGCGACTTTGGGTCACGCGATTCACATCATTCAAAAACCACTTAATAAGTAG
- a CDS encoding dihydrolipoyllysine-residue acetyltransferase produces the protein MATDVKLPELGEGVTEGELVKWLVKPGDSVKADQPIAEVLTDKATVEVPSPVAGVVKDLKFKSGDVVKVGATMITLAADAGSAVAPTGAKAGAAAPTASAPQAAAPATGGGKVQDIKLPELGEGVTEGELVKWLVKPGDSVKADQAIAEVLTDKATVEVPTPVAGVVKDLKFKSGEVVKVGSTMITLEGGAGAAAPAPQAPAGAQREVPASAHANFAAAHSAPVQAASAATVATGGIFPPVADSKVLATPATRRLAREMGVDINSLGGSGLAGRVTREDVLSAKGGAAPVSAKAPAAPGMSIPKPSYQGPAGAAEERVPLVGIRKKIAENMQRSKHVIPHFTIMDEAKVDAMVAMRESLKEHAEKHGTKITYLPIVMKALIATIREFPMFNASIDDAAGEIVYKKYFNLGFAADTPNGLVVPVIKNADQKSILEISKEILDLSKRARDGKLKPDEMKGATITVTNIGSIGGTYATPVINHPEVAILGMYKIDEKPVIKDGQLKAIKVMNYTMTADHRLIDGAVAARFLAAFIARIENPGKMLVELI, from the coding sequence ATGGCAACTGACGTAAAACTGCCCGAACTTGGCGAAGGTGTTACAGAAGGTGAATTGGTAAAATGGTTGGTAAAACCAGGTGACTCTGTAAAAGCAGATCAACCTATCGCTGAAGTATTGACTGACAAAGCAACTGTTGAGGTTCCGTCTCCAGTCGCTGGCGTGGTTAAAGATTTAAAATTCAAATCTGGTGATGTTGTGAAAGTCGGAGCAACGATGATTACACTCGCGGCGGACGCCGGCAGTGCTGTAGCGCCGACAGGCGCGAAAGCTGGAGCAGCAGCTCCTACAGCATCTGCTCCTCAAGCAGCAGCGCCTGCAACTGGTGGTGGTAAAGTTCAAGATATTAAACTTCCAGAATTGGGAGAAGGTGTCACTGAAGGTGAACTTGTTAAATGGTTGGTAAAACCAGGCGACTCTGTAAAAGCGGATCAAGCGATTGCAGAAGTTTTGACTGACAAAGCAACTGTCGAAGTTCCAACTCCAGTAGCTGGAGTAGTTAAAGATTTGAAATTCAAATCTGGCGAAGTTGTTAAAGTTGGTTCAACAATGATCACTCTTGAAGGCGGCGCAGGCGCGGCAGCTCCAGCTCCTCAAGCTCCAGCAGGCGCTCAACGTGAAGTTCCTGCTTCTGCTCATGCAAACTTTGCAGCAGCTCACTCTGCTCCAGTTCAAGCGGCATCTGCTGCGACTGTAGCAACGGGTGGAATCTTTCCGCCTGTCGCTGATTCAAAAGTATTGGCAACACCAGCCACTCGTCGTTTGGCGCGTGAAATGGGTGTTGATATCAACTCTCTTGGCGGTTCAGGTCTTGCGGGTCGCGTGACTCGTGAAGATGTGTTGTCTGCTAAAGGTGGCGCAGCTCCTGTATCTGCAAAAGCTCCAGCGGCTCCGGGCATGTCTATTCCTAAGCCTTCTTATCAAGGACCTGCAGGCGCGGCTGAAGAGCGTGTGCCTCTTGTTGGTATCCGTAAAAAGATTGCTGAAAATATGCAACGTTCTAAACACGTGATCCCTCACTTCACTATTATGGATGAAGCGAAAGTGGACGCGATGGTGGCAATGCGTGAATCTTTGAAAGAGCACGCAGAGAAACACGGAACGAAGATCACCTACCTTCCAATCGTGATGAAAGCCTTGATCGCGACCATCCGCGAATTCCCAATGTTCAACGCTTCTATCGACGATGCGGCGGGTGAGATCGTTTACAAAAAATACTTCAATCTTGGTTTCGCGGCAGACACTCCAAACGGACTTGTTGTGCCAGTGATCAAGAATGCAGACCAAAAATCTATCTTGGAAATTTCTAAGGAAATCTTGGATCTTTCTAAGCGTGCGCGTGACGGTAAGTTGAAACCAGATGAAATGAAGGGTGCAACTATCACTGTGACGAACATCGGTTCTATCGGTGGCACTTACGCAACTCCAGTGATCAACCATCCTGAAGTGGCGATTCTTGGTATGTACAAGATCGACGAAAAACCGGTTATCAAAGATGGCCAGTTGAAAGCAATCAAAGTGATGAACTACACAATGACAGCGGACCACCGTTTGATCGACGGCGCGGTTGCAGCTCGTTTCTTGGCAGCGTTCATTGCTCGTATTGAAAACCCAGGTAAAATGTTGGTGGAGTTGATTTAA
- the lipA gene encoding lipoyl synthase, which yields MTVKKPITPKPSWLKVRAPSGENYTRIKEMMSDLKLATVCQEARCPNIGECWSGGTATIMIMGEVCTRGCRFCNVKTGNPKGVLDPFEPEKVAYSVSQMSLEYIVITTVDRDDLPDQGAEHFSRTVTTLKKLAPNLIVEILAGDFRGDQNLVNQLTDAKPDVYAHNVETVERLTPKVRDPRAGYRQSLRVLEMVKERDATRYTKSSIMLGLGETDEEILQTLKDLRGVGCDVVTFGQYLQPTPRHLKVVDYVTPEKFQEWQKVAEDMGYLYVASGPLVRSSYRAGEFFMKGIIEKRRAAELNKELNNVF from the coding sequence ATGACGGTCAAAAAGCCAATTACTCCGAAGCCTTCGTGGCTCAAAGTGCGTGCGCCTTCCGGCGAAAATTACACACGCATCAAGGAGATGATGAGCGATTTGAAACTGGCCACCGTTTGTCAGGAAGCGCGCTGCCCAAACATTGGCGAATGTTGGTCTGGCGGAACGGCAACAATCATGATTATGGGCGAGGTTTGCACTCGCGGTTGTCGCTTCTGCAATGTGAAGACCGGAAATCCAAAAGGAGTTTTAGATCCTTTTGAACCTGAAAAGGTGGCCTACTCGGTTTCGCAAATGAGTCTTGAGTACATCGTTATCACGACGGTCGACAGAGACGACTTGCCAGATCAAGGGGCTGAGCATTTCTCGCGCACGGTGACGACGTTGAAAAAACTCGCACCGAATTTGATCGTAGAAATTTTAGCGGGAGATTTCCGCGGCGATCAAAACCTTGTGAACCAATTGACGGACGCAAAACCTGATGTGTATGCGCACAACGTAGAAACTGTTGAGCGCTTAACACCGAAGGTGCGGGACCCGCGAGCGGGCTACCGTCAAAGCTTGCGTGTTTTGGAGATGGTGAAAGAGCGCGATGCGACTCGCTACACGAAATCTTCCATCATGCTGGGTCTTGGAGAAACTGACGAAGAAATTCTGCAAACGCTGAAGGATCTTCGTGGAGTTGGCTGCGATGTGGTGACTTTTGGTCAATACTTGCAACCGACACCAAGACATCTCAAAGTAGTGGATTACGTCACTCCGGAAAAATTCCAAGAGTGGCAAAAGGTAGCCGAGGACATGGGTTACTTGTATGTAGCTTCAGGTCCGTTGGTGCGCAGCTCTTACCGTGCCGGTGAATTCTTTATGAAGGGAATCATCGAAAAGCGAAGAGCGGCGGAATTGAATAAAGAATTAAATAACGTTTTTTAG
- the sfsA gene encoding DNA/RNA nuclease SfsA, with protein sequence MKFTRKLQEGIFLQRYKRFFADIEWQGQKITAHLPNTGSLKSVNNPGQHCLFSESDNPERKLKFTLEMIKSPAGAWVGVNTATPNIIMRETLERVVGHPEIVGTFAHWAHYDEAKAEYKINGETRLDFVLKKKGSDKYHHIEVKNVTLNEDGVAKFPDAVSERGQKHLRELMSLLDQGHTAELVFTVQRHDCGSFAPADHIDPDYGKLLREAYHKGVKISPLLVDLSPESVELSETLLPLKF encoded by the coding sequence ATGAAATTTACTCGCAAGTTACAAGAAGGAATCTTCCTGCAACGCTATAAACGCTTCTTTGCCGACATTGAGTGGCAAGGGCAAAAAATTACAGCCCATTTGCCGAACACGGGGAGTCTGAAGAGTGTGAACAACCCTGGTCAGCACTGCCTGTTCTCTGAAAGTGACAATCCGGAACGTAAGCTTAAGTTCACATTGGAGATGATCAAGTCTCCGGCGGGAGCGTGGGTTGGAGTGAACACAGCGACACCGAATATTATTATGCGTGAAACCTTAGAGCGTGTCGTCGGTCATCCCGAAATCGTCGGCACGTTTGCACATTGGGCTCATTATGACGAAGCCAAAGCCGAATACAAAATCAATGGCGAAACCCGTTTGGATTTCGTTCTAAAAAAGAAGGGGAGCGACAAATATCACCACATCGAAGTGAAGAACGTCACTTTGAATGAAGATGGTGTGGCTAAATTTCCTGATGCGGTTTCAGAGCGTGGGCAAAAACATTTGCGTGAGTTGATGTCGTTGCTTGATCAAGGTCACACCGCCGAATTGGTTTTTACAGTTCAACGTCATGACTGTGGAAGCTTTGCTCCGGCAGACCATATTGATCCTGATTACGGAAAATTATTGCGCGAGGCTTATCATAAAGGCGTTAAAATTTCGCCTTTGCTGGTAGATCTCAGTCCCGAATCGGTGGAGTTGTCTGAAACTCTTTTACCTCTGAAATTTTAA
- a CDS encoding CBS domain-containing protein, whose protein sequence is MIVREIMHPKAKVINFSHTVDEAARLMEQEDCGSIPVEKDDKMIGMLTDRDIAIRVVAKGKDPKKTKVQEVMSEGINYCYDDDDIAEVSKKMSGRQHRRLPVVDRNKRLVGMVSLGDLANKGHDAQITHETLSNIAHH, encoded by the coding sequence ATGATCGTTCGAGAAATCATGCATCCTAAAGCAAAGGTGATTAATTTTTCTCACACTGTGGATGAAGCCGCGCGGTTGATGGAACAAGAGGACTGCGGTTCTATTCCGGTTGAGAAAGACGATAAAATGATCGGTATGCTCACAGACCGCGATATCGCGATTCGCGTAGTGGCCAAAGGTAAAGATCCGAAAAAAACAAAAGTTCAAGAAGTGATGAGTGAAGGAATTAATTACTGCTATGACGACGACGACATTGCAGAAGTCAGTAAAAAAATGTCGGGACGTCAGCACCGCCGTTTGCCTGTAGTTGATAGAAACAAACGCCTGGTAGGCATGGTGAGCTTAGGCGATTTGGCCAACAAGGGGCACGACGCCCAAATCACTCACGAGACTCTCTCCAATATCGCTCATCACTAA